From one Dama dama isolate Ldn47 chromosome 4, ASM3311817v1, whole genome shotgun sequence genomic stretch:
- the LOC133053887 gene encoding cytochrome c oxidase subunit 4 isoform 1, mitochondrial: MLATRVFSLIGRRAISTSVCVRAHGSVVKSEDFALPGYVDRRDYPLPDVAHVKNLSASQKALKEKEKASWSSLSIDEKVELYRLKFKESFAEMNRSTNEWKTVVGAAMFFIGFTALLLIWEKHYVYGPIPHTFEEEWVAKQTKRMLDMKVAPIQGFSAKWDYDKNEWKK, translated from the exons atgttggCGACCAGAGTATTTAGCCTGATTGGCAGGCGTGCAATTTCCACCTCGGTGTGTGTTCGGGCCCATG GAAGTGTTGTAAAGAGTGAAGATTTTGCTCTCCCGGGTTATGTGGACCGGCGTGACTACCCCTTGCCTGATGTGGCCCACgtcaagaacctgtctgccagccAGAAGGCcttgaaggaaaaggagaaggcttcctggagcagCCTCTCCATTGATGAGAAAGTTGAAC TGTACCGCCTTAAGTTCAAGGAGAGCTTCGCTGAGATGAACAGAAGCACAAACGAGTGGAAGACAGTGGTGGGCGCGGCCATGTTCTTCATCGGTTTCACTGCGCTCCTCCTCATCTGGGAGAAGCACTATG TGTATGGCCCCATCCCGCACACCTTTGAAGAGGAGTGGGTGGCCAAGCAGACCAAGAGGATGCTGGACATGAAGGTGGCCCCCATCCAGGGCTTCTCGGCCAAGTGGGACTACGACAAGAACGAGTGGAAGAAGTAA